A genomic window from Spiroplasma endosymbiont of Labia minor includes:
- a CDS encoding dihydrofolate reductase — translation MVNLIWAQTKSGVIGKNNNLPWKIKAEMNHFRETTMYNDILMGSKTFDSIKKPLLNRQNYVLTRNTNKYENYQFDNLHFINNLNTFLKPYFNNVNKNIYVIGGKAIFDLAIKFADKLIISIINKDYDGDIYISPINLEKFKLIKTNKYEDFLVNYYERI, via the coding sequence ATGGTTAATTTAATATGAGCTCAAACAAAAAGTGGTGTCATTGGTAAAAACAATAATTTGCCATGAAAAATAAAAGCAGAAATGAATCATTTTAGAGAAACTACAATGTACAATGATATCTTAATGGGTTCAAAAACATTTGACTCAATAAAAAAACCACTTTTAAATAGACAAAATTATGTTTTGACAAGAAATACAAATAAATATGAAAATTATCAATTTGATAATTTGCACTTTATTAATAATTTGAATACTTTTTTAAAGCCATACTTTAATAATGTGAATAAAAATATTTATGTTATAGGTGGTAAAGCAATTTTTGATTTAGCAATAAAATTTGCAGATAAATTAATAATTAGTATAATAAATAAAGATTATGATGGTGATATATATATATCACCAATTAATTTGGAAAAATTTAAATTGATTAAAACAAATAAGTATGAAGATTTTTTAGTTAATTATTATGAAAGGATTTAA
- a CDS encoding thymidylate synthase: MKQYLELLKYVSENGIKRDDRTKTGTISVFGTQTRYDLKNGFPLVTTKKIYWKGIVHELLWFIAGDTNIKYLVDNKVNIWNEWPYETFKKSSSYNGETLEQFIEKIQLDDAFAAKFGELGPVYGKQWRNFDGVDQFMELLNQIKTNPNSRRLILSAWNPKEIPKMALPPCHTLFQFYVQNDYLNLQLYQRSGDLFLGVPFNIASYSLLLELVAKECNLKAGEFIHAIGDAHIYLNHLEQVKLQLTRTPHKLPQVKINNFKSIFEVKASDVELIDYEHDPLIKGLVSV, from the coding sequence ATGAAGCAGTATTTAGAGTTATTAAAATATGTTTCTGAAAATGGAATCAAACGAGATGATAGAACAAAAACAGGTACTATTTCTGTTTTTGGTACACAAACAAGATATGATTTAAAAAATGGTTTTCCACTTGTTACGACAAAAAAAATTTATTGAAAAGGAATAGTTCATGAATTATTATGATTTATTGCGGGTGATACAAATATTAAATATTTAGTTGATAATAAAGTTAATATTTGAAATGAATGGCCATATGAAACTTTTAAAAAATCATCATCATATAATGGAGAAACATTAGAACAATTCATAGAAAAAATTCAGTTAGATGATGCTTTTGCAGCAAAATTTGGTGAATTAGGGCCTGTCTATGGTAAACAATGACGTAATTTTGATGGTGTTGATCAATTTATGGAATTATTAAATCAAATTAAAACAAACCCAAATTCAAGAAGATTAATATTGTCGGCTTGAAATCCAAAAGAAATTCCCAAAATGGCTTTACCACCTTGTCATACTTTATTTCAATTTTATGTGCAAAATGATTATTTAAATTTGCAATTATATCAAAGATCTGGAGATCTATTTTTAGGTGTACCATTTAATATTGCCTCATATTCTTTGCTATTGGAATTAGTTGCAAAAGAATGTAATTTAAAAGCAGGAGAATTTATTCATGCAATTGGCGATGCACATATTTATTTGAACCACCTAGAACAAGTTAAATTGCAATTGACAAGAACGCCACATAAATTACCACAAGTCAAAATTAATAATTTTAAATCTATTTTTGAAGTTAAAGCAAGTGATGTTGAATTAATAGATTATGAGCATGATCCATTAATCAAAGGTTTGGTATCTGTATAA
- a CDS encoding holo-ACP synthase — translation MIGIDIVKIKRISLKESFLIKFLSQNELQILNDFSSKQRKMQFVAGRWAAKEAIIKVIDIPTNFNKIDIGYENERPVILTSEYKNIEISISHDKEYAIAVAMMR, via the coding sequence ATGATTGGTATAGATATTGTAAAAATAAAAAGAATTAGCTTAAAAGAATCATTTTTGATAAAATTTTTATCTCAAAATGAACTTCAAATATTGAATGATTTTTCTTCAAAACAAAGAAAAATGCAATTTGTAGCAGGCAGATGAGCTGCAAAAGAAGCGATAATTAAAGTAATAGATATACCAACAAATTTTAATAAAATAGATATTGGTTATGAAAATGAACGTCCAGTAATTTTAACTTCTGAATATAAAAATATAGAAATTAGTATAAGTCACGATAAAGAATACGCAATTGCAGTTGCGATGATGAGGTAA
- the rnhC gene encoding ribonuclease HIII produces MVSQSFKNVDKKIINNIRKDFNINDNIMSFNFNGGKVTLYKNNTVLIQGSNIEWFLIKYFDFEVEKIPTTDVIGCDETGVGDYFGPLVSACAYVSSEHIADYPNLFAEVTDSKKLSDVTVVVLAEKLREIIPFRIQVMQNLIYNELQVLYKNAHALKALIHNKCLQKFLHNYPNLIDKKIVIDEFTSKGNYYKFLRNAHADPIKNTFFLPKAEVKVIAVAVASILARAELLNQMQKLEAEFNITLPFGANNNVKQLVKKYKLQFPVNIQEQFIKIHFKI; encoded by the coding sequence ATGGTTTCTCAGTCATTTAAAAATGTAGATAAAAAAATAATTAATAACATTCGTAAAGATTTTAATATTAATGACAATATTATGAGTTTTAATTTTAATGGTGGAAAAGTGACATTATATAAAAACAATACCGTTTTAATACAAGGTTCAAATATTGAATGATTTTTGATAAAATATTTTGATTTTGAAGTTGAAAAAATACCAACAACAGATGTAATCGGATGTGATGAAACTGGAGTTGGCGATTATTTTGGTCCATTGGTTTCAGCTTGCGCATATGTTTCAAGTGAACATATTGCAGATTATCCAAATCTTTTCGCTGAAGTTACAGATTCAAAAAAATTATCAGATGTTACGGTTGTTGTTTTAGCAGAAAAACTAAGAGAAATAATCCCTTTTAGAATTCAAGTTATGCAAAATCTGATTTATAATGAATTGCAAGTGCTTTATAAAAATGCTCATGCATTAAAAGCGCTAATACATAATAAATGTCTGCAAAAATTTCTTCATAATTACCCAAATTTAATAGATAAAAAAATAGTTATTGATGAATTCACTTCTAAAGGTAATTATTATAAATTTTTACGAAATGCTCATGCAGATCCTATCAAAAATACGTTTTTCTTACCAAAAGCAGAAGTTAAAGTAATAGCTGTTGCTGTTGCATCAATATTGGCTAGAGCCGAATTATTAAATCAAATGCAAAAATTAGAAGCAGAATTTAATATCACTCTTCCATTTGGCGCAAATAATAATGTAAAACAGTTAGTTAAAAAATATAAGTTACAATTCCCAGTAAATATTCAAGAACAATTCATAAAAATACATTTTAAAATATAA
- a CDS encoding dCMP deaminase family protein produces the protein MQKRKNYISWETYFMAIAELNAMRSKDPNTQVGCVVVNDLNQILSSGYNGLPRGLDDDEYPWGNNSENWMETKYPYVVHAELNAIVSSRTNLNNTTIYTTLFPCNECTKAIIQAGIKKIVYACDKYATTENTMASKKMFGDVNIEYVKVEPVNIKLS, from the coding sequence ATGCAAAAAAGAAAAAATTATATTTCATGAGAAACCTATTTTATGGCCATTGCCGAACTAAATGCAATGCGTTCAAAAGACCCAAATACTCAAGTTGGCTGTGTTGTTGTTAATGATTTAAATCAAATTTTATCATCAGGATATAATGGCTTACCAAGAGGACTAGATGATGATGAATATCCATGAGGCAATAATTCAGAAAACTGAATGGAAACTAAATATCCATATGTTGTCCATGCAGAATTAAATGCAATTGTTTCTTCAAGAACAAATTTAAATAATACAACGATATATACAACTTTATTTCCTTGCAACGAGTGTACAAAAGCAATTATTCAAGCTGGTATTAAAAAAATAGTTTATGCATGTGATAAATATGCAACAACAGAAAATACTATGGCATCAAAAAAAATGTTTGGTGATGTCAATATTGAATATGTTAAAGTTGAACCTGTAAATATTAAATTGTCATAA
- a CDS encoding RluA family pseudouridine synthase, whose product MNNKIIVLTVIENGRADKIISELIKPFYDASRTQIQKWISKKAIKINNEILQNNKMKLKIDDEIQIEILEPTEYEITPEKLNIEIIYEDQHLLILNKPNNLVVHPGAGNWEHTLVHGLMHQIKDLSQIGDKIRPGIVHRLDKQTEGLMIVAKTEAAHKKLVTMFANNEVHKDYYALVHGVIYENEGIINAPIGRHSGDRKKMTVTDKNSKRAVTNFHVLERFEDATLISCNIETGRTHQIRVHMKFINHPVIGDPLYGFISDRKDKNGQCLQAYKLEFNHPITNERLLFEIKLSTKISDRINMLKVKVK is encoded by the coding sequence ATGAATAACAAAATAATTGTTTTAACAGTTATTGAAAATGGCAGAGCGGATAAAATTATTTCGGAATTAATAAAGCCATTTTATGATGCTTCAAGAACACAAATTCAAAAATGAATTAGCAAAAAAGCAATCAAAATTAATAATGAGATTTTACAAAACAATAAAATGAAATTAAAAATAGATGATGAAATTCAAATAGAAATTTTAGAACCAACAGAATATGAAATAACACCAGAAAAATTGAATATTGAAATCATTTATGAAGATCAACATTTATTAATTTTAAATAAACCAAATAATTTGGTTGTACATCCTGGAGCTGGAAATTGAGAACATACATTAGTACATGGATTGATGCATCAAATTAAGGATTTATCACAAATTGGTGATAAAATTAGACCTGGAATTGTCCATAGATTGGACAAACAAACTGAAGGCTTAATGATTGTGGCTAAAACAGAAGCTGCACATAAAAAATTAGTAACAATGTTTGCAAATAATGAAGTTCATAAAGATTATTATGCTTTAGTTCATGGAGTAATTTACGAAAATGAAGGTATTATAAATGCACCGATTGGTAGACATTCTGGTGACAGAAAAAAAATGACTGTTACTGATAAAAATTCAAAAAGGGCTGTTACAAATTTTCATGTTTTAGAAAGATTTGAAGATGCAACATTAATTAGTTGCAATATTGAAACCGGACGCACTCATCAAATTAGAGTACATATGAAATTCATAAATCATCCAGTAATTGGTGATCCACTCTACGGTTTTATCTCTGATCGCAAAGACAAAAATGGTCAATGTTTGCAAGCTTATAAATTAGAATTCAATCATCCAATAACAAATGAACGTTTATTATTTGAAATTAAATTAAGTACTAAAATAAGTGATAGAATAAATATGTTAAAAGTAAAGGTGAAATAA
- a CDS encoding signal peptidase II encodes MKQQFKLICDKVLFFLRNYNFDWKFKLICCLPLFIFLVAFDWITKSVIQTSMSYGETKDFIPGFLNLKYILNPGSAYGMNSDNPALAISLASVITFLLIFVLIFVNSKTWIIGITFLFAGSFANLLARAWAPSTPDGIHGGVVDFLVWDIKWFGSVPNYIFNIADVWVNIAIAYLIIRLIVTLILLLINFIKIKKGLLIQDEDGKWISSNKDKKIPNNDSKINDSNKKSENKENE; translated from the coding sequence ATGAAGCAGCAATTTAAATTAATATGTGATAAAGTATTGTTTTTTTTAAGAAATTATAATTTTGATTGAAAATTTAAATTGATTTGCTGTTTGCCATTATTTATTTTTTTAGTTGCTTTTGATTGAATTACAAAATCTGTTATTCAAACATCAATGTCTTATGGAGAAACAAAAGATTTTATTCCTGGATTTTTAAATTTAAAATATATTCTAAATCCGGGTTCAGCATACGGAATGAATTCAGATAATCCGGCGTTGGCAATATCTTTAGCTTCTGTAATTACATTTCTTTTAATTTTTGTTTTAATTTTCGTTAATTCTAAAACATGAATTATAGGAATAACATTTTTATTTGCAGGCTCATTTGCAAACTTATTGGCTAGAGCTTGAGCACCATCAACTCCTGATGGAATACATGGTGGTGTTGTTGATTTTTTAGTTTGAGATATAAAATGATTTGGTTCTGTTCCAAACTATATTTTTAATATCGCAGATGTATGGGTTAATATCGCAATAGCTTATTTGATAATTCGCTTGATTGTGACATTGATTTTACTTTTAATTAACTTTATAAAAATTAAAAAGGGATTATTGATTCAAGATGAAGATGGCAAATGAATATCATCAAATAAGGATAAAAAAATACCAAATAATGATTCTAAAATAAATGATTCAAATAAAAAATCGGAGAACAAAGAAAATGAATAA
- the ileS gene encoding isoleucine--tRNA ligase: MMADYKETLLIGKTDFEMRAGLSEKEPKIEQFWIEKDIYNKKQKLNDGKPLFILHDGPPYANGSIHVGHALNKTLKDFIIRYKNSTGYKAPFILGWDTHGLPIENAIVKSGVDRKTTNKVEFRKLAEKYALEQIEIQTKGFTRLGVFTDYNKKYVTLTKDYVINEMKLFAKMFEKKLVYRDLKPIYWSPSSESALAEAEIEYKDVMTTSIYVKMEIVEDYNTVKKGDFAVVWTTTPWTIPANQLIAVGENINYLRVKNNENNEVYIIAENLLNDVFDKINVNNYQILATFKGKDITSALYKHPLYENISKIVLGHHVRDDGGTGLVHTATGFGEDDYIIGKNNNINVFAPLNDRGIFTEEINDPDLIGQFYEKTNDIVIKKLEDKNNLLFKYSFSHSYPHDWRTKKPVIYRATKQWFVNIEKVKTQIFDELQKISTNPKWGKQRITQSLTDRKEWVISRQRLWGVPIIAFYDENKELILSNELMNHAIEILAKDDSNSWFENDADYFLPPEFKNKKITKEKDILDVWFDSGSSAIYMEETYPEFKRPFDLYLEGNDQYRGWFNSSMINSVIFDGKSPYKKLIVAGMTNDATGKKMSKSLGNGIDPLKIADELGSDILRLWVASVDYTDDQRIGGEILKQIAETYRKIRNTMRFILANLDDFDCENDYQSNLQDVDKFVLHNLSDVKNKVMNSYDSYNFNNVFNLINNYVIVDLSSFYLDFIKDILYVDAKDDVRRRQVQSVLFEILWGLIDMLRPILVHTTEEVYSSLKMNHKVESIHLLDTKKQDFLQNEQFVLKWEKLIKLRNDINFAIEQARNEKIVKKSFEVEIDINLKKDYEFLENINDLAQIAIVSKINFEKTIENGIERETSILKVKHREGLKCERCWGIFDTLATDDLCQRCNKVVNKI; encoded by the coding sequence ATAATGGCAGATTACAAAGAGACCTTATTAATTGGTAAAACAGATTTTGAAATGAGAGCAGGTTTGAGCGAAAAAGAACCTAAAATTGAACAATTTTGAATTGAAAAAGATATTTATAATAAAAAGCAAAAATTAAATGATGGCAAACCACTATTTATTTTACACGATGGACCACCATATGCAAATGGTTCAATTCATGTTGGCCATGCTTTAAATAAAACATTGAAAGATTTTATAATTAGATACAAAAATTCAACTGGTTATAAAGCGCCATTTATTTTAGGGTGAGATACTCACGGCTTGCCAATTGAAAATGCAATTGTAAAATCAGGAGTTGACAGAAAAACAACAAATAAAGTTGAATTTAGAAAATTAGCTGAAAAATATGCACTTGAACAAATTGAGATTCAAACCAAAGGTTTTACAAGATTAGGTGTATTTACAGATTATAATAAAAAATATGTGACTCTAACAAAAGATTATGTAATAAATGAAATGAAATTATTTGCAAAAATGTTTGAGAAAAAATTAGTTTATCGAGATTTAAAACCAATTTATTGATCGCCATCATCAGAATCAGCTTTAGCTGAAGCTGAAATTGAATATAAAGATGTCATGACAACATCAATATATGTAAAAATGGAAATTGTTGAAGATTATAACACGGTAAAAAAAGGTGATTTTGCAGTTGTTTGAACAACAACTCCATGAACTATTCCTGCAAATCAATTAATAGCTGTTGGAGAAAATATTAATTATTTACGTGTTAAAAATAATGAGAATAATGAAGTATATATTATCGCTGAAAATTTATTAAATGATGTTTTTGACAAAATAAATGTTAATAATTATCAAATACTTGCAACTTTTAAAGGAAAAGATATTACATCTGCTTTATATAAACATCCATTGTATGAAAATATTTCAAAAATCGTCTTAGGTCATCACGTTAGAGATGATGGTGGAACTGGATTAGTTCACACCGCAACAGGTTTTGGAGAAGATGACTATATTATTGGTAAAAATAATAATATTAATGTCTTTGCACCATTAAATGATCGTGGTATTTTTACAGAGGAAATAAATGACCCGGATTTAATTGGTCAGTTTTATGAAAAAACTAATGATATTGTTATAAAAAAATTGGAAGATAAAAATAACTTATTATTTAAATATTCTTTTAGCCATTCATATCCGCATGATTGAAGAACTAAAAAACCTGTTATTTATCGCGCAACAAAGCAATGATTTGTTAATATTGAAAAAGTAAAAACACAAATATTTGATGAATTACAAAAAATATCGACAAATCCAAAATGAGGTAAACAAAGAATTACTCAATCTTTGACAGATAGAAAAGAATGAGTAATCTCACGTCAACGATTATGAGGAGTACCAATTATTGCTTTTTATGATGAAAATAAAGAATTAATTTTATCAAATGAATTAATGAATCATGCTATTGAAATTCTTGCAAAAGATGACTCTAATTCATGATTTGAAAATGATGCTGATTATTTTTTACCACCAGAATTCAAAAACAAAAAAATAACAAAAGAAAAAGATATTTTAGATGTGTGATTTGATTCTGGATCATCAGCTATCTATATGGAAGAAACTTATCCTGAATTTAAAAGACCGTTTGATTTATATCTTGAGGGAAATGATCAATATCGAGGTTGATTTAATTCAAGTATGATTAATTCTGTAATTTTTGATGGTAAAAGTCCTTATAAAAAATTAATTGTAGCTGGAATGACAAATGATGCAACAGGTAAAAAAATGTCAAAATCTCTCGGAAACGGTATTGACCCACTAAAAATTGCAGACGAATTAGGAAGCGATATTTTACGCTTATGAGTTGCATCGGTAGATTATACAGATGATCAACGTATTGGTGGTGAAATCCTAAAACAAATAGCTGAAACATATAGAAAAATCAGAAACACCATGAGATTCATATTAGCAAATTTAGATGATTTTGATTGTGAAAATGATTATCAAAGTAATTTGCAAGATGTTGACAAGTTTGTTTTACACAATTTATCTGATGTAAAAAATAAAGTAATGAATTCATATGATTCATACAATTTCAATAATGTTTTTAATTTAATTAACAACTATGTAATTGTAGATTTGTCATCATTTTATTTAGACTTTATCAAAGATATTTTATATGTTGATGCAAAAGATGATGTAAGAAGAAGACAAGTTCAAAGCGTGTTATTTGAAATTTTATGAGGTTTAATTGATATGTTAAGACCTATTTTAGTACATACAACAGAAGAAGTTTATTCAAGTTTGAAAATGAACCATAAAGTTGAATCAATTCATTTATTGGATACAAAAAAACAAGATTTCCTTCAAAATGAACAATTTGTTCTTAAATGAGAGAAATTAATTAAATTAAGAAATGACATTAATTTTGCAATAGAACAAGCACGTAACGAAAAAATAGTTAAAAAATCATTTGAAGTTGAAATAGACATTAACTTAAAAAAAGATTATGAATTTTTAGAAAATATAAATGATTTAGCACAAATAGCTATTGTATCAAAAATAAATTTTGAAAAAACAATTGAAAATGGAATTGAGAGAGAAACTTCAATTTTAAAAGTAAAACATCGTGAAGGATTAAAATGCGAACGTTGTTGAGGAATTTTTGACACACTTGCAACAGATGATTTATGTCAAAGATGTAATAAAGTAGTAAATAAAATATAA
- a CDS encoding alpha/beta hydrolase, which translates to MINVIVKMMIKQFQKHFTTSIKIADNSFLAVNWIQTFNEMINFQTGHNKISVPEDLVLENVTFKTSDNLNLVGIIYVANQNVKKWIITTHGYSSSKLPAFYHAYFLAELGYNILAFDFRNHGDSDGLITSFGFSEVNDLISASEFLISQYNAIEINYIGSSMGAFTINYLNATSFELLKNYNTKWIISDSSYNSAISVIENLILNRFSKINTTLLETIMNEIISVFKNDYNVDLFKLNFTNEYKNKSVPTLFIHAKDDAVVSFQDCVNMYEHKEKIDQLNINEIKLFEQAGHVRSQIVHYDEFVLCVKNFISKYNN; encoded by the coding sequence ATGATTAATGTAATTGTCAAAATGATGATTAAACAATTTCAAAAACATTTTACAACTAGTATTAAAATAGCTGATAATTCTTTTTTAGCTGTTAATTGAATTCAAACTTTTAATGAAATGATTAATTTTCAAACAGGTCATAATAAAATTTCAGTTCCAGAAGATTTAGTTTTAGAAAATGTCACTTTCAAAACTAGTGATAATTTAAATTTGGTTGGAATAATTTATGTTGCAAATCAAAATGTTAAAAAATGGATAATAACAACACACGGTTATTCTTCATCAAAATTACCAGCATTTTATCATGCTTACTTTCTTGCGGAACTGGGTTACAACATTTTGGCATTTGATTTTAGAAATCATGGAGATTCTGATGGTTTAATTACTAGTTTTGGTTTTTCAGAGGTGAATGATTTAATAAGTGCCAGTGAATTTTTAATTTCGCAATACAATGCAATTGAAATTAATTATATTGGCTCATCTATGGGTGCATTCACAATTAATTATTTAAATGCAACTTCTTTTGAATTATTGAAAAACTATAATACTAAATGAATTATTTCTGATTCATCATACAATTCTGCAATATCGGTGATAGAAAATTTAATACTCAATAGATTTTCTAAAATTAATACCACACTTTTAGAAACGATTATGAATGAAATCATTTCAGTGTTTAAAAATGATTATAATGTAGATTTATTTAAATTAAATTTTACAAATGAATATAAAAACAAATCAGTGCCAACATTATTTATTCATGCAAAAGATGATGCAGTTGTGAGTTTTCAGGATTGTGTAAATATGTATGAACATAAAGAAAAAATAGATCAATTAAATATAAACGAAATAAAACTTTTTGAACAAGCAGGACATGTAAGATCGCAAATAGTACATTATGATGAATTTGTTTTGTGCGTTAAAAATTTTATAAGTAAATACAACAATTAG
- a CDS encoding cell division protein SepF: MGLFSKKKSFVVPVTTHLENEAEKTQEFTIGSADTFDASSHKTHFLPENFKGLQEIADTLIRFRKITVNLESLELGERKSLILFLSGVMYAHGGTYSKLKKDMYQFNIPVKFY; encoded by the coding sequence ATGGGACTTTTTAGTAAAAAGAAATCTTTTGTAGTACCTGTTACTACACATTTAGAAAATGAAGCTGAAAAAACACAAGAATTTACAATTGGATCTGCAGATACTTTTGATGCATCATCGCATAAAACACATTTTTTACCTGAAAATTTCAAAGGTCTTCAAGAAATTGCAGATACTTTAATTAGATTTAGAAAAATTACTGTTAATTTGGAATCATTAGAACTTGGAGAAAGAAAATCACTTATTCTATTTCTTTCTGGAGTCATGTATGCCCATGGTGGTACTTATAGTAAATTAAAAAAAGATATGTATCAATTTAATATTCCAGTGAAATTTTATTAA
- the ftsZ gene encoding cell division protein FtsZ, translating to MAQYDNKFSQTARIKVIGIGGGGCNAVNRMVQESVQGVEFIIANTDAQVLAASPVSNKIILGEQVSKGLGAGANPEIGRQAAIESEPSIKDHLKDSDLIFIAAGMGGGTGTGAAPEIARIAQETGALVVAIVTKPFRFEGRMRNSYAIQGVAELKKHVDSLIVISNDRLLEIIGNIPIQDSFKEADNVLKQGVQTITDLIAVPALVNLDFADVRTVLKGRGNALFGIGIGSGPDKAIEAANKAITSSLLETSIRGAKSAIVNVTGGLNMSLNDAHDAVDIIEQAAGDELNVIFGAAVNEHLNDELIVTVIATGFDDAVVDDDYQPEQSIQYEEPNNTEPEYSYSSRRMQPQQPSRYDNQNDNNEMKVVKPTANVQEQQDDDDDGDFPTFLRKTW from the coding sequence ATGGCTCAATATGACAATAAATTTTCACAAACAGCAAGAATCAAAGTTATTGGTATTGGTGGCGGGGGATGTAATGCTGTAAATAGAATGGTTCAAGAATCTGTTCAAGGTGTTGAATTTATTATCGCAAATACAGATGCACAAGTTTTAGCTGCATCTCCTGTATCAAATAAAATAATTTTAGGTGAGCAAGTATCAAAAGGTTTAGGAGCTGGTGCTAACCCAGAAATTGGTAGACAAGCTGCAATTGAAAGTGAACCATCAATTAAAGATCATTTAAAAGATAGTGATTTAATATTTATTGCAGCTGGAATGGGTGGAGGAACCGGAACTGGAGCCGCACCAGAAATTGCAAGAATTGCACAAGAAACAGGAGCTTTAGTTGTCGCTATAGTAACTAAACCATTTAGATTTGAAGGTAGAATGAGAAATTCTTATGCAATTCAGGGAGTGGCTGAGTTAAAAAAACACGTTGACTCTTTGATTGTCATTTCAAATGACCGCTTATTGGAAATTATTGGAAATATTCCAATTCAAGATTCATTTAAAGAGGCAGATAACGTTTTAAAACAAGGTGTTCAAACAATTACAGATTTAATTGCTGTACCTGCATTAGTTAATTTAGATTTTGCAGATGTTAGAACTGTTTTAAAAGGAAGAGGAAATGCTTTGTTTGGAATCGGAATCGGTTCTGGACCAGATAAAGCAATTGAAGCTGCAAACAAAGCTATTACATCATCATTATTGGAAACATCAATTCGTGGCGCAAAATCAGCTATTGTTAACGTTACAGGTGGATTAAATATGTCATTAAATGATGCACATGATGCTGTAGATATAATAGAACAAGCAGCAGGAGATGAATTGAATGTTATCTTTGGTGCAGCTGTTAATGAACATTTAAATGATGAATTAATTGTCACAGTTATTGCAACTGGTTTTGATGATGCAGTTGTGGATGATGATTATCAACCAGAACAATCAATTCAATATGAAGAACCAAATAATACCGAGCCAGAATATTCATATTCTTCACGTAGAATGCAACCACAACAACCATCACGTTATGATAATCAAAATGACAATAATGAAATGAAAGTTGTTAAACCAACTGCCAATGTACAAGAACAACAAGATGATGACGATGATGGAGATTTTCCAACATTTTTAAGAAAAACGTGATAA